In Zingiber officinale cultivar Zhangliang chromosome 9B, Zo_v1.1, whole genome shotgun sequence, the genomic window ATCAATTTGTCAAACAAGCAAGTTAGACAAGTAAACTATGTAATAGAAACGTGTTTAAAAATAAAGTGCATTTGGTTTAATAGTATAGAATATATACCTGAAGAGTTGATTTTGAGAATAGGATGTAAGCTGCAGTTTGTAAAACTTTCCAACTATTATAACTACACGATTCCCATGTAGCAGGTTCCCATAAATTGCTAAGAGTTATCCTTGGAAGGAAGTTTGGCCTgaaaaggtatatatatatatagttatcaTAAATTAATTGTATAGACTTCTAAAGGACACAAAAGCAGCAAGATGAATAACAAAAAAGTTAACGTGTATAATAAGAAATTAGTTTGAATGGAAAATATAAAACTAGTAAAACACAGTCATACAAGCATTTGCATCATACATAAGAGTAATACATAACGATAACAGAAATTTTATGTTGACCAATAGCACAAAGACACATAGCAATTCAAATGAGTCAGACCAATAAGGAATAAGACAATGATAGATATACTCAGTCAGACCTAAGAATTTTTCTTAGTGGGCGAATACAATATTTTGGAAATTCATTCAAATCAgttattaaaatcaaaatttatattTGACATGCTCAAAGATAAGTTCCAGACTTATTAAAATACAAGAtattattgaaattattttaattagtcTAGAGAGACAAATCACTGTCCCCAATTGATTGGCCAAATCCACTAATTTTATGAATCTTTTTACATTTTCCTTTTGTATTCTCTATTTGTCAGGTTAAACTAATTGGACTAATGGAAACACCGAATTGGTGCCCAGGCAAGTTTATGATTAATATAACTCAAAAACATCAGGTATTATGGTATATTGTAATGAGAACAAAACTTAGACAACTATAAAATGTTAAATCGGATGATTGTATCAAAAATTGTATTTGACTAACAAAAAAGTCACTCAAAAACCTACAACTGCAttgcaaataagaaaaatattgcATTATTACCAGTTTTTTCTTTGACTTCGTTTAGAATTGTTATGAAATGCTCATTTTCTTTAGTTGCTATAACTGGTAAATTATATGTGCAAtggttcaaaatatattttttattagtttcataATGCATGCTTACCGTATCCTATTTTGTTAGTCCCTTTATTCTGCAAATAACATCGTCAAAGAGAAAACTGAGAAGGATGAAGATACATCAAATATGACAATCACTATACTGTAGAAGAAGATTGCGTGTTTTGACAGTAACaagaatattttcaaaatgattgcTTCCAGACTTTGAATGTTCTCAAGAGAAATGATTATATTAGAAATAATTACAGATGAAACTCTCGATCATTCTCAAACCAGTAGTAGAAGTAAACtacaattataaatattttactatGTGATAAAGAAACAAGAATTTGAAGGAATTATCAGCACAAGCATGGAAGCACGTCTAATTAATGTATATGAAATAAAGAGGCATATTAATCACATTCCTTACTGTTTAGAATGTATCAAGTCAGAGAATGCATCATTTTtgacaatatatatttttatttcactTACTTTAGGTACTCCAGCCATTAAGGGAAATATGATTATGTTTGCATCCATCAAAGTCAAACATGCAAGTCCAGGTCAGCAAAATAGACTAGCATGGAGCATGGACCATCAGAGTTGAAAATCTAACAGCACTAACCTCAAATAGATATCTGGATATACTTCATTCTCAAACTCAATTGATACTTCTGGTGGTGAAGAAATTACTCCAATCCAAGCAAGTAACCTTCTTATAAGTCTTCCACGAGGTCCAATGGGTGATAAGAGCCCTTCGTAAAGAGAGACTGCCTTTTGTGCGGCAAGCCAAACAGGAAGACCACTGTCTTCTATCTGGTCAATTTTTGCTTGGTCTCTCGATGTGCTTTCTCCAAACGACAATGTGCTTTCAAGAGCATAGTTCTCCCTCAACCAACTCTTCGCTTTCTCCATCCATATTTGAACACTTTGTGCCTCATGAGAATCTTTCAAAGCCTGTTGTAAACTATAAAAGATATGAACAGGAAGCTTCAAATTACAAAGAGCAATACTTGCATGAGAATAAACTAGACTATTTAAATTAAACATGGAGAGAAAACATAAACACAACAATTACCAATATTTTCAGCAAATCTGAAGACCAGAAGCTTCCTAAATTTGCAGTAGAAAATtactttataattttattctgatCTTTCCTTTGAAAAACAAAAGCAAGTAGCTAGGTACCTACCATAGATTAAAATATCTTTCTATATCGCTCAACAGGGGCAAAACTTCTCATTTTTCCAACCGACACATAGAACCACCCCAAACAACTGGAACATCACATCAAATGCAACTGAAGTATTCATAGAAGGTTGGCAAAGCTTCCTCGAGGAAGTGAAATTTCCATGAGGCGAGGTAAGATGGTCAATCAAGATGAAGTATTCTAAATGTGAGTCAATGACAACGCCATCTGTTTAGTATCAGAGCATAACATCCCATGCAGCAAAGCTTCTGCAGAGGTTGCAAGGTCTTTCAAAGGTCAAGAAAGCTTTGACAAAAGTAGTGAGGTATTTTGGGTGGTTGTGAGGTGTTTTAGAGGTTTGTGAAACTTCGGTGGACATTGTGAGGTGTTTTGGAGGTCTGCAAAGCTTCGATAGAGGTTGAAAGGTGTTTCAGAGGTCAACAAAGCTTCCATGGAGGTCACAAAGTATTTTGGGATCAAAACATCATAGGCAAGAAGATCACACCTAATGAAGTTGCTTCATCCATCTAAGAGTCACGAATGACCTATCGTATGACCTATCGTCAATGAAACAAAGCTTCAGCAATTTACATTGCAAATCCTCCCGTTTATTCCAATTTTCCCCTTTCCTTTTTCTAAGGTTTCGCGCACCCACTAGCATCCAGCACGCCTAGTATGTCCCAATCAAGATTTCAAATGTTGATAACTACCATATCTTCTACCTACCTATAAAtacatataaaaaattttaaaattttatataaatatctTGAGGCTTTCTAAGCCAAAGGCAAAATCACTCTTAATATAAGATTAACCAACCAAGCAAGGAAGTAAGCAAGACCATTGGTGTAACACTTTAATACATGTAGCGCTAATAATAATTCAAACTAGAGTACTAGGATTCATTAGTATCCTTACCCCATTCCCATTACATAAGCTTACATGCCATCAGTGTAATTAAATTTGAGTCTATACCTGATTTAGCATTTTTACTAGAAATTAAAGTTGCATGTAAGTGGACTGAGAAGAATAGGTGAAACCACTGATAATAGGAATTTCTGCCTCAATAGGAAGAAATCAAACCCACAGCTGGAAGGGTATATTGTCCATTCACTTTAGTTTAAGATGGTTTCATATTATGTCTTTCAATTAGGAGTAACACAAACCGTGATACCCGCATGAGGCAGGATAAATAGATTATCCActtagaaaatataaataattttttatttatatcaaaCAGAATTTTGTTAATATACATTTATTCCTCACACTTGGTTGTTTCAAAATATCCCTACTATCTTAACTTGTTTTCACTTGTTTTATTATTAACTACACTTTAATTGCTCACTTCAAGATGGTAGCCTACCATGTAGAATAGGatcaaggaaaaataactaaAACTAGGCTTAAGTCTGTTCTCCAAAAGAAACATAATCACTCAATGTCATGTAGAGTTGGACTTAGATATGGTAAAGATGCAAGCGGAAGTGACCACCACAATATCAAGCTCGCACTAACAGTGTCAAAGTTTGCGAGCGTggatgagaaaaaataaaagagaacaatAAGTGGAAAGAATAAAGGGAAAATAATAGattttgaaacaaaaaaaaaaattaaaccataGACCAACTAAGATCTCATCAGATTCCCACATAATTTGtgtattttttggtattttaaaaTTGCATCTTAGAACAAATTCCAAaaattagggtgcgtttggtacgtGTGTTTTCCATTtccattttctagaaaacgcacgttttctagaaaacaaaaaacgactttttgtcattttatgtttttctagaaaacgctagttatttttttagaaaacaagcaCGAAAAATGCAAATcaaacaccatttttcagaaaacgcgcgttttccagaaaatgaaaatgaaaaacgcacgtaccaaacgcacccttagattCCAAAAATCAGTATCACCAAATGCTGGTTTCCACGTCCATCATCTGAAGTGGATATCTGCTTTTTCATTATTTGACTCAGTATAATGGAAGTTATTGTCATCAAACTTGCATATTTAAATGATAGGTGCAAGTTTCTATGGCATCCCTATTGCATGATTTGATAGAATTTAGGATGTTGAGGAACTTCATTGAATAtttatagtaaaaatttaaaataaatgctCAAGTCCTGGATAAATAAAAGGCATTTTAGTAGCTGTGGAAGGACCTTCCACGACCAACTTGTAATATAatagataataataatattacAGAGAAAGTCATAAGTCAGGTTATAACTTTGCAAAAAGCTAATTGAAGTTACCCTAAGACGtgtaaaaacatttttcaaagcaACTTAATTTTTTGTAGGACCGAGCATAAATATTGAACTTTTGTTCACAAAAGTGATATCTACCAATGGTTATGTAAAAGTCATGCGATCAAAAGGACTGAGCATAATTATCATCATTATTCACATACTAAGATTGGGAGGAAAACAAGTTCTCTGAAAAAGGAaattgaaaatatatatataggattgAGCAGTCCTTGAATGAATTGCAAGCATTAATGTCAAAGCGAAACAAACATCAAAGACTCATTATGACTAGTCAAATCAATAATAAACTAGAacaacaaagaacaaatagagaaCCAAAAATTAACTAACCTCATTAATCCATCTTCCAATTTTCTTCATTGGTTTTGATAGACTAGAGAAAATTGAATCCAAGAGCTTTGATTGCAAATAATCCAATTTTTCAACTATAAGTAATCCCTGCTGCCTCTCAGTTGTATATCCACGCCTAAAGAGAGTGAAGCACAAGGATAATGGAAAGATGGAACTAATTCAAAGGCACCATGTCACTCACCAAGCATCATAATTCTGGCAAGCCAACTAAAATTTCAATGAATTTTTTCAACTAATCCAACAAATAGTAAAGATGATCCTATGATggaaaagatatcaaatttgatatctattaaaaaaatacaatttagccaaccccatctagtgggataaggcttagtTGTTGTTTCTATTGTAGTATTAAAAATACAATTAATTTAGTCTTAACAATACACTAAACAGCTGCTTGTTaggatataaataatataaacacTAGAGATACACCCATAGCTTGATTATCATGGTCCAGAGGACTACAATAACACACCATGTATCATGATTATTCTTGGTCTAGTAGATAGCTTTTGTCCCTCCATTTTCCATTGAATTCTATATAAGATCATATCATTAGCAGTCTGTAGGCCATTTAGATGTACCGCTAAAGAGGAGTAAAGACAAATTTTATATGGCTAAGAATAGGATTAACCGATTAAGAACCTCACTTGAATATTATAGCATTTGAATCAAATGTTTTCTTCCAGTCAACAAATATTGGAAGCCTCAAAAGATAGTCAGTGTTTAATGCATCAGCCAATAGTAAATCTTCTATTGATAATTCTTCAAATTGAGCATCTCGAAGAAGTTTCATAAAAGAGCGCTGAAATTTTTTTGCAATGGTAGCCCTGCATTTCATAACAAATTGTAAAGTAATTAGGAGCAGAAGATCCACCTAAACAGCTATGAGCATATAGAATTTTGATACGTTCCTGTGACTGCCTCAAGAAAATATTGAATGTAAAGTCTGGTTCTTCGAAACTCTAGATACAGGTATGGTTTAAGCAATATAAACATAAGTTATAAAGAATTCTACTAGAACATGCATAGTTGAAACTGTCATGTGTGCAATCAAACAGGAAAGTATACTAATCAAACAACAGCAATGGGTGATTGAGAATATGCACTATAACCTCTTATGTGACTTTCAAATTACTCCTCCCAATATGTACTTCGAACttcttccaatttttttttaaaaaaaacacactTTCCAGAATCTGAGAACATCCTTATTTCAATCACGTTGTATACTGTAGATGTAAGACAAAACAATGTAACTGAACTTGATTCGAGAAGAAGGAAAACTAACCTTGACTCAGGGAAAGAGACCACAGCAGACTGTCCAAATAGTTTCCGTAAGTCCAAACTGTCACTAAGATATAACCATTTGTCGACTTCGTCATTTCTGGAACCATTTGCTCCCTTATGACCAGAAAACTCAGAAGGAGCATTTTTCTTTCTAGATACATCCTCTGCTTTGATTGAAGAGCAAGAACCCTCATATGCATGCTTATCTTGTGAAGAAGCACCCGAGTAACAAGCCCTCATCTCCTCAAGCATAGCTTTATGTTCAGCATGAAGGATAGAGTCCAAGCACCTGAAGATGGGAACAAATAAGATAATATATAAATGGGCaatgatattgaaaattaatAAGGAAACAAAGGAATTCGACAAATCTAAGCAAGACTTGAAGTTTGAAAGTTATAAATTTAATCTGCAAGACTATTACAAGTTTTATGAACGAAAATGCATCGTGAAATGTATGAACGCTATGTGTTTTTTCTAAAAGGAGAATCAAGCATGAAAAAATGACTGGTAAAGCACATAAAACAAGTTCTTATAAGATCATTTTAGGACTAACCTTGTTTGTTCTACTATAGTCAGCACTAGATCTTCCAAAATTATAAACTTAAACTCAAATAAGTATCaccaattaaattctaaatctACTTCCAAGTACTGAGAATGGCAGTGCTGCAAGTAATATTAAGTATAACCGCCTGCTGAATAGCCAATTAATGACTAGAGCCAACTTATACAATTGATAAACTTCTATAATCTGTTATAGGATCATAAGTAGCGACGAAACCATCCCCGGGGCCATGGTGCCGCGGTAGAGCATCCAAGTTGTCACCCATGCACCTGCGGTTTGAACCCTAGCTACAGcatatttgcaagaatttttcctccaaattggggtgtaatcaaaggatgttggacttctgGGATAGCCGCTGCGTGCGCTTCCTGATTTATCAGGATGGCTGGTGGCCGGTGAGAAACTTTCGTGGGACCGGACCcaggctaactgggattatcattttttttctttttttataagtAGCAACGAAACCAAGATGCCTGTCGCAAGAAAACTTACATGGCCAAGCGCTTGAACTCCTCAATTTCCTTCTTCGTCCGGAACATGGAGAGAATAGCATTAAGGAGATCGACCTTGTTGACGGAGATGTACTTCTGCCGGGGCACGTGGATCCCGGAGATCCTCTTCTCTTCCTTCGAAGGCGGCGTGCCGACATCCTGCTCCGAAATGGTCTCCTCCTCGGAGCACTCTTTCGTCGCCGCGGACACTGCATCCAGTTCGCATCGCAGATGCTCTAACTTTGGAGAAATGGCCGCGACGGTCACAGAACGAGCGCCAGGGAAGGAGGAAATGGAGGACAGAGTGGGGGAGAGGTGGCGGCGCTTGAAGCGCCCGGCGAAGCAGCTAGCCGTGGAGCTCAAGCAGGCCATGGCCAAGGAGATCGGAGAAGGAGATGGGAAGCAACTGGTGGCTTTCGCCGCGGTGGGATTCGGAAGAAGAAGGCGGAAACCTGCGGTAGGAGGACGGAGTTGATCCCCCAAGGCCCAATCCGATCGACGTCCACACGATTTGGCTCGTGCCTTCGTTCACGTCAACCCGAGATTCAAAAGAGTCACGCGGACAGTAAGATGTCCACAGCTTCCAAGTTTTATATTGTTTGAATTTATCTAATAAGGTTGCTTTTTTTTCCCAAtgaatttgattaaatttaatttatttaaatgttaTTAAGTTTCGAAGTTTTTTCATTGCTTAACATttatatttttaagtttatttaGTTGATTAGTGAGTTTGATAttgtaaattaatttatttattagacaAACAGTCAAAAGgatgttttttttaaatcatcaaaatgatacccattttaaattttttttttattaagaggGTGCCACATATACAATTATCTTTCACTATATAGTAATAATTTATTCTTATTACtatatttcttatattttttccATCTTAATTGGTGCATTATAGTAGTTATAAATCCATAAAAGATATAATGCACCCAAACAATTTAGGACTTAAAAAGTACAATATTGGAGAGTTAtgtcattttttattttacaaatttaaaatgatatttattaacaaatatagttggtaaattttattcataaaattattcataaatattgCCCATAAATCATTCATCATCTTTGTTCATTAAAGTTAACCAACTATGAATAgatataaattcaaatttattaatgtaatttaaaattatttatttaattgatattaatattgaataaacataaataaatttttatgaaacTTGATACTAAATTTACTCAAAAATGTTAGAGCATCCACAATAAGATTTCTTTATATTgacatgtcaaaaaaaaaaagttgagagATATGTTTGTAAAATCCTAGATCGTAGGATTGCACAATCTTATAATCTAGAATATCGAATCAATCCTAGATTGTgaaggattatttttttttagttgaatTCGAGATGGAATCATAGCAGGATCTATAGGATCAGAGCAGGATCAAAGCAAGATCAGAGCAGGATCAAAGTAGAATCGGTAGAATGTTTAAGTggtcataacttttaacttgGATTGAACAACGtgacctataatatatcaaatcgaaacttGTTCAAAGATCTAGAGTTAATTATATAGTGAAATTCATAGCCTTCAAGtttctaaacaaaaaaaaaaatcgtttaaaatttttttcccggaagatttgtaatttttttttattatcttttggactattttataatttagattatttttGTCAATTAAGATTCTGAgactatttaaatatttatttagttgttttaagttagtttttatcaCTAATatcttgttattttttttcttccaaaatGATGAATTTTTGGATATCTATTACTAAATATTATGAGAAATCAATAGGtatttagaagattatttccgtTATTcgtatttgaatcaaaggtttcAATAGTTTTTGCTACATCACTACTTTGTTGGCCTTTAAACTAAGTCATCTTATGAACCAAGGAAACATTTCATGTTGACgcaattattattattgtgttaatataaattttatacttttttttatttttgttatgaaAACATAAATATTGTTGAGTGTTATTGTGTTAAAATTGTAGAATGAtagttaaattgatatttatttAAAGTTGTACAAGTAATAATATCACCTGTGGTGTTCAAAATTTTATATGtaaatgatatttttaaaatatttttaaattatcaattattaattattaatcatgtactAAAAAATATAAGGGTTTTTAGTAGACAGTACAGTTCGAATCTCTTATCATGAAAAGCTTTTATCCCCATATCACATTGCCTAGACACCAAAAAATTGAATAGTAAAAACACGTGATGCTAACCGAAAACAAAACCTGTGCTTTGCCCTCCCAAAAGCCCGTGCTTTACCCTAAAATATTTCTTCCCAAAATCAATGACTCCCTGTGTCAATGATCGCTAGCAGCTCCAACTCTATCCCGTCCCTTCATCGATGACAGTAACTTTAGCTTCGTCCTCTCCCTTCGTCAAAGATCGCTAGCACCACCAGCTTCGTCATCTCCATCATGGTCCTTTGCTATCATCACTGCAGCTTCGACGACCGTCGTCACATCTCCGAGATCCACCATTGTCACAGCTCCGTCGTAACAACCAGTAAGTATGAGATTGTTTTGGGGTAACATTTTAGGATTTTTATTTAGGATGAGTTAGAACTTAGAAGGATTAATAGAATGAGATTAATCCTATCCGAAAACTGTGAAGAAGGCTAGCTGGGGATGTAACTCCTCGGTTGACCGCGCGAAGACTCTACTCCAATCTGCAACATAAGAAACGTGAGTGTCAGGCTAAGAaaggggtccccgacgttggCTCTCTAATGCTCAAGTTAATCACCAGAACAGTAGAAAGACGATGGAGCAATCTAGTAGCAATGAGAGCACAAGTACAAATAATAGATATCACATACCTCCTCGGTGCATGGGCCCCCTTTATATAGTACTACAGTAGGCGACGTGCACACTTCTCAAGATACAGTCATGTTTTCTCATCCGTCCTATAAAAAGATCTGTCAGAAAAatgtctctgacaccataccttagcAAGGCATGCAAATCCCAGATATGGGAGGGGTCTCATTGCTTGGCCGAATGGGAAAGTCGCTCGGCCAGGACTCCTCGCCCGGTCGATCTCAGCTGTTTTTCTCTATAGTACCTTGGTTCGGCAGATTGTTTCTTGCCCGACCAGACATGCGCTCCAGTCAACATAACATTCACTTGGTCATTTGTGAGCATCTGATGTTCTCTTCGTAGTGACCCTAGCCGGACAAGTGATCCACTCATATAAGCCTCCTAGCCGATCGACAGTTTAGTGGGCCCGTTGGTTCTCtggcgttgaccgccttgactttgacctccatgtcgGTTGTTGGTCCCACCTTTTGACTTATACTTGATAGACACCTTTTACCACCGCATCataagtcttcccctcaagtctagtcaaaagaggttgtaagtccgactgactaaacGAGCAGTGTCTTCATTGACCTTTCTCTTGATCAGACATTCTCTGTTCTAGAACTCCCGATTGCTCACATCACCATAGTCATCATTCTACTTTATCTTGCTGACTTGAGTTTAGAACTCCCGCTCAGTTGTCTTCCACTAACCCGAGTTGAGAGCCGCCACTTGGCTATCAATTACTGACCTAGGTTTAAGCTGCCACTCGGCTATGGTGGATATTGAAGCTGCTTTCTCCCATGGGTTTAGAGCCGACGTTCGGTTATTTTTTAGTCAGCGATCTTTGCCGATCGGGATGGTTGGCGACGACACTTAGCTATTTTTCCACTTCTCACCGCTTCCTTGGATGAGTGTCTTTTAATGGTTGCTGACATTCCCTCAATTTTTGGAAGACCGTGCAAATCTCTGGTCATTATTACCGAGCATGTTacccatgccttttaattaagtctcattaATGCTTCCCTATCGCCAGCCACCACGTGTCTCGCTCTTTGTCACTGCACGCTTGATGTGAAAGGCGAATATCCGTGATTGATGTGACAAGCACCGTTTTGAACCCCACGATCAGATCTTGGCTTCATTTTCTATAACCCTTGATTGGATGGCTCAAAGTGACCATCCACAGGGTTTATAAGCCCTTATTCATCGTCATTTTCCTTCCTCTTCACCCTTTCTCTCTTGCACACATTCGCTGTCGATTCTCTTCTTCCTCGTCATCACCGGCGATATTTCTCAGTaagctttttctttctttctctcgtCGAGTTCTCAATCTTTTTCCTTCTTGGTTTTCTATGGCCTCATCTCCTCAGCCTCATGAGTCCATCCCCGGGCTTTGGTACACTTCTACCGGGTCCAAGTTCAGCAGCAACAAAATTGATCAGATGAAACTTACCTATCATTTCTCCACTAATTATCAAATCATCATTCCCTCTGCTAATGATCAACCCTATTTACTTCTTGATAGCTTTTTGTCCTTCTTTAAGGACTAATTTTACGTCGGTCTCCGTTTTCTGATTCACCCTTTATTTTCCACAGTGTGTAAATATTTTCACATTTCCTTGCACCAACTAGTGCCCAACTCTTTTAGGTTGCTGTGCGGGGTGGTCACACTATTCCGTCCGTATGGCATACCTTTAGTACCTCAGGACTACGGTAACACTAACACAAGAAGACTTGGAGTAACTGATACAAGCTCAAGCAACGAAGATGACGGAGTAGCAACAGATAGCGGCCGACCGTTGAACAGATGACCCTGCTGTGTTGGGTAATGATCAGTACGCTGAACCTAGAGCCCGAGTGGAAGATCAAGCCGGCTGGAAGCAAAGCAACCGGCTGGAAGCAAAGCAACCGGCTGACCGACGTCTCCCAAGATGTGCCAAACAGGCCCATCCCTTACCACCGTGCATTGTTCCGCCATCGTCAAAAGAATAAGGCCGACCGGAGCGAACACCCAGCTCCTTGTCAGATGACGCGCCCGTCTGGGATGAGTGAAAAGGTAAAGAACCTCAGCTAGATACCTCTCCTGAACGGATTAACCGACAGTTCTCCCAGAAGATCCTCGACGACCAGTTGCCACGCCATTATAGGCCTTTGACAATCGGGGAATACACGGAGGCAACCGATCTTGAAGATCATCTAATCAAATTTAATAATGTGGCAACGCTCCACCAGTACACTGACGGAGTCAAGTGTCATGTATTCCTCACCATGCTCTCTAGATCAACGTAAAGGTGGTCCAAGAG contains:
- the LOC122022299 gene encoding uncharacterized protein LOC122022299 isoform X2; translated protein: MACLSSTASCFAGRFKRRHLSPTLSSISSFPGARSVTVAAISPKLEHLRCELDAVSAATKECSEEETISEQDVGTPPSKEEKRISGIHVPRQKYISVNKVDLLNAILSMFRTKKEIEEFKRLAMCLDSILHAEHKAMLEEMRACYSGASSQDKHAYEGSCSSIKAEDVSRKKNAPSEFSGHKGANGSRNDEVDKWLYLSDSLDLRKLFGQSAVVSFPESRRGYTTERQQGLLIVEKLDYLQSKLLDSIFSSLSKPMKKIGRWINEALKDSHEAQSVQIWMEKAKSWLRENYALESTLSFGESTSRDQAKIDQIEDSGLPVWLAAQKAVSLYEGLLSPIGPRGRLIRRLLAWIGVISSPPEVSIEFENEVYPDIYLRPNFLPRITLSNLWEPATWESCSYNSWKVLQTAAYILFSKSTLQEPAFQELVLLYADKGSRNENEDLAEINPVQLKIYEKIPIPDLSVIFPHKKLSFRILDTVRLDVASLVGLLAYFINYKFENIASSPSAVFLDVIAITALIIYITRVVLGYKQTTDRYQLLVNRTLYEKTLASGFGSVHFLLDASEQQQYIMQFKEAILVYSILLHPEQVSCRKKIRESCEKFIYDRFREKIEMPIDKAVETLTRLGLLSEILVEGKIILTVLPSSDAFETLRDRWIGLLA
- the LOC122022299 gene encoding uncharacterized protein LOC122022299 isoform X1, with amino-acid sequence MACLSSTASCFAGRFKRRHLSPTLSSISSFPGARSVTVAAISPKLEHLRCELDAVSAATKECSEEETISEQDVGTPPSKEEKRISGIHVPRQKYISVNKVDLLNAILSMFRTKKEIEEFKRLAMCLDSILHAEHKAMLEEMRACYSGASSQDKHAYEGSCSSIKAEDVSRKKNAPSEFSGHKGANGSRNDEVDKWLYLSDSLDLRKLFGQSAVVSFPESRATIAKKFQRSFMKLLRDAQFEELSIEDLLLADALNTDYLLRLPIFVDWKKTFDSNAIIFKRGYTTERQQGLLIVEKLDYLQSKLLDSIFSSLSKPMKKIGRWINEALKDSHEAQSVQIWMEKAKSWLRENYALESTLSFGESTSRDQAKIDQIEDSGLPVWLAAQKAVSLYEGLLSPIGPRGRLIRRLLAWIGVISSPPEVSIEFENEVYPDIYLRPNFLPRITLSNLWEPATWESCSYNSWKVLQTAAYILFSKSTLQEPAFQELVLLYADKGSRNENEDLAEINPVQLKIYEKIPIPDLSVIFPHKKLSFRILDTVRLDVASLVGLLAYFINYKFENIASSPSAVFLDVIAITALIIYITRVVLGYKQTTDRYQLLVNRTLYEKTLASGFGSVHFLLDASEQQQFKEAILVYSILLHPEQVSCRKKIRESCEKFIYDRFREKIEMPIDKAVETLTRLGLLSEILVEGKIILTVLPSSDAFETLRDRWIGLLA